The Desulfitobacterium chlororespirans DSM 11544 genome window below encodes:
- a CDS encoding DUF6530 family protein, with amino-acid sequence MNIPTSLKHKPVIISDNYENVDGRYAYQSDAKGLSLGLAQWNDRGKVDISAKVWRYTGEKWSRQSEELPLHRVLDLAILVCRTKLHFREAYRYDNFYDPEKPVIDRIGLQGDAMTVAVCTDNEKINEDIKLFNQALCNDDELLGERLRTLSAILKEMGY; translated from the coding sequence ATGAACATACCAACCAGTTTAAAGCACAAACCGGTGATCATATCTGACAACTATGAAAACGTGGATGGCCGGTATGCCTATCAGTCTGATGCCAAAGGCCTTTCTTTAGGATTAGCTCAGTGGAATGATCGGGGTAAAGTAGATATTTCCGCTAAAGTATGGAGATATACCGGAGAAAAGTGGTCCAGACAATCGGAAGAACTGCCGCTTCATCGGGTTCTTGATTTAGCGATTCTGGTTTGCCGGACCAAGCTTCATTTCAGAGAAGCTTATCGTTATGATAATTTCTATGACCCGGAAAAACCGGTTATTGACAGAATTGGCCTGCAGGGTGATGCTATGACGGTGGCTGTCTGTACTGATAATGAGAAAATTAATGAAGATATCAAGTTGTTTAATCAAGCGCTCTGTAATGATGATGAGCTCTTAGGAGAGCGTTTGCGGACTCTTTCAGCAATTCTTAAGGAGATGGGGTATTAA
- a CDS encoding HAD family hydrolase — translation MAWLESECAMEKLQDIDGIIFDLDGTLWDATEPVRVSWNKALKEYGREQRLSTVELSIDQIKGVMGLQIPEIGRKLFPSFSEETRNKIMERGGEIECEYLKKQGGILYPHVEKTLATLAQRHKLFIVSNCQVGYIETFFFAHQLEKYFTDYENPGRTGLTKGENIQLIMRRNHLKNPVYVGDTLGDAKAAQVAGVPFIYASYGFGCVENYTEAMDSFEQLLGILS, via the coding sequence ATAGCTTGGCTGGAAAGTGAGTGCGCTATGGAAAAACTGCAGGATATTGATGGTATTATTTTCGATTTGGACGGAACCTTATGGGATGCCACTGAGCCGGTGCGGGTGTCCTGGAACAAGGCCTTAAAAGAATATGGCCGTGAGCAGAGGCTGTCCACAGTTGAACTGTCCATCGACCAAATCAAAGGAGTGATGGGACTTCAGATTCCCGAGATCGGGAGGAAGCTCTTCCCTTCTTTTTCAGAAGAGACTCGGAATAAAATCATGGAGCGGGGCGGTGAGATCGAATGCGAGTATTTGAAGAAGCAGGGGGGGATTTTGTATCCTCATGTGGAGAAGACGTTGGCGACTCTTGCCCAAAGGCATAAGCTTTTTATTGTCAGCAATTGCCAGGTGGGTTATATTGAGACCTTCTTCTTCGCTCATCAACTGGAGAAGTATTTTACGGATTATGAAAATCCGGGCCGAACAGGTCTGACTAAGGGTGAAAACATTCAGCTGATCATGAGGCGCAATCATCTGAAAAATCCGGTTTACGTGGGGGATACCCTGGGAGATGCCAAGGCGGCTCAAGTGGCTGGGGTTCCCTTTATCTATGCAAGCTATGGCTTTGGCTGTGTGGAAAATTATACTGAAGCCATGGATAGCTTTGAACAATTGCTGGGAATTTTAAGCTGA
- the abc-f gene encoding ribosomal protection-like ABC-F family protein has product MLLVECSNVKKYFGDRLILDIKKLSFYSEDRIGIVGINGVGKTTLLNLLSQKLAPDEGWVKVYGQSSTISQLEPPEHEEISQEMASKFNIPITYSESMSGGEKTRFKLAACLGQNSAMIFADEPTSNMDLEGIELIEHYFAKYSGGLFLISHDRTLLDSLCTKILELEDGRLKIYPGNYSSYSEQKARERERAQFEYEQYVSEKKRLEKVVIESAEKSKSVRKTPRRMGNSEARLHKMGNQKAKANLDRAKKSVETRIEQLEVKEKPKQTAKIKLDIADAQKLHSKVIMEGKGLNKAFAGKVIFENAEFCIENEVKVALIGPNGCGKSTLLKMIINREDSIKVAPSARIGYFSQDLKILEEEASILTNVMEESLYEESFARQLLARLLFKGDAVYKKVNVLSGGERVKASFAKILCQDFNLLILDEPTNYLDIHSLEVIEDALQNYERSLLFVSHDRRFISSVANKIMTIENHKIKIFKGSYEEYLVQQNKNIDRTKEEIEKEIFVLQNRLTEVVGRISMPGKKDNVEDLDKEYYAILTEVKRLKKMLEL; this is encoded by the coding sequence ATTTTATTAGTTGAATGCAGCAATGTAAAAAAATACTTTGGAGACCGGCTGATCCTTGATATTAAGAAATTAAGCTTTTACTCTGAAGATAGAATCGGAATCGTGGGTATCAATGGAGTGGGTAAAACCACCTTGCTCAACCTTCTCAGCCAGAAGCTAGCACCTGATGAAGGATGGGTGAAAGTCTATGGCCAATCCTCGACGATTTCTCAGCTGGAGCCGCCTGAGCATGAAGAGATCAGTCAGGAAATGGCGTCGAAATTTAACATCCCCATAACCTACAGCGAGAGTATGAGCGGTGGGGAAAAGACCCGCTTTAAGCTGGCCGCTTGCCTAGGTCAAAACAGTGCCATGATCTTTGCTGATGAACCCACCAGCAATATGGATCTGGAGGGAATCGAACTGATTGAGCACTATTTTGCGAAGTATTCCGGCGGATTATTCCTGATTTCTCATGATCGTACTCTCCTTGACAGTTTATGCACTAAGATTCTGGAACTGGAAGATGGGCGGCTTAAGATTTACCCGGGCAATTACAGCAGCTATAGTGAGCAAAAGGCCAGGGAAAGAGAAAGAGCCCAGTTTGAATATGAGCAATACGTTTCCGAAAAAAAGCGGCTGGAGAAAGTCGTGATTGAGAGCGCTGAAAAATCAAAATCGGTGCGTAAAACTCCCCGGAGAATGGGAAATTCCGAGGCCAGGCTCCATAAGATGGGGAATCAAAAAGCCAAGGCTAATCTTGACCGGGCCAAAAAAAGTGTGGAGACGAGAATTGAGCAGCTGGAAGTTAAGGAAAAACCTAAGCAAACCGCGAAGATCAAGTTGGATATCGCTGATGCCCAGAAGCTGCATAGTAAGGTTATTATGGAAGGGAAGGGGCTCAACAAAGCCTTTGCCGGTAAAGTCATCTTCGAAAATGCGGAATTCTGTATTGAGAATGAGGTCAAGGTGGCTTTGATTGGGCCTAATGGCTGCGGAAAGAGTACCCTGCTTAAAATGATCATCAACCGGGAAGATTCCATAAAGGTTGCTCCCAGTGCCAGAATCGGCTACTTTAGTCAGGATTTAAAGATACTGGAGGAGGAGGCCAGTATATTAACCAATGTAATGGAAGAAAGCCTCTATGAGGAGAGCTTTGCAAGGCAATTGCTGGCCCGGCTGCTTTTTAAAGGGGATGCAGTCTATAAGAAAGTGAACGTGCTGAGCGGAGGCGAGCGGGTAAAGGCCTCCTTTGCCAAGATTCTCTGTCAGGACTTTAACCTATTAATCCTTGATGAACCGACTAATTATCTTGATATCCATTCTCTGGAGGTCATCGAGGATGCCCTGCAAAACTATGAACGCTCCCTGTTGTTTGTTTCCCACGATCGCCGCTTCATTAGCTCTGTGGCCAATAAGATTATGACTATTGAGAATCACAAGATCAAAATTTTCAAAGGGAGTTATGAAGAATACCTGGTCCAGCAAAACAAAAATATCGACAGGACAAAAGAGGAGATCGAGAAAGAAATTTTTGTCCTGCAGAATCGTTTGACGGAAGTAGTCGGTAGAATTTCCATGCCAGGAAAAAAGGATAATGTTGAAGATCTTGATAAAGAATATTATGCTATTTTAACTGAAGTAAAGCGGCTCAAAAAGATGTTGGAGCTATAG
- a CDS encoding GIY-YIG nuclease family protein: MDRKKELKEQYKQMRPDMGIVGIRSGKEAWYYIEGTRNLRATLNGIRFKLETGFFPCRELMKKWQEQGEENFTFEVLEQLEYDKDETKSDYTDDLALLLMEWEEKLLDQGFTVAKR; encoded by the coding sequence ATGGATAGAAAAAAGGAACTCAAAGAGCAATATAAGCAGATGAGACCTGATATGGGGATCGTAGGGATTCGCTCCGGGAAAGAGGCATGGTATTATATCGAGGGAACCCGAAATCTGCGGGCGACCCTTAATGGCATCCGGTTTAAGCTGGAGACAGGCTTCTTTCCTTGTCGGGAGCTGATGAAGAAATGGCAGGAACAAGGGGAAGAGAATTTTACCTTTGAAGTTCTTGAACAGCTTGAATATGATAAGGATGAGACCAAGAGCGATTACACCGATGACCTTGCCCTCTTATTGATGGAGTGGGAAGAAAAATTATTGGACCAAGGGTTCACGGTAGCCAAGCGGTAA
- a CDS encoding MerR family transcriptional regulator: MEYTVQKLAHLAGISSRTLRYYDEIGILKPARISSSGYRIYGQQEVDRLQQILFYRELGMGLEGIKDMVTSPDFDGAKALREHREKLLEKREQLEQLIANVEKTIAQKEGRITMSDKEKFEGFKRKMIKENEAKYGEEIREKYGEETVEESNRKLMNMTQEQYDEFTKLGEEVLATLSEAFKTGDPAGELAQKTADLHRQWLTYSWPSYSKEAHAGLAQMYVDDPRFTAYYDEKQPGAAEFLRDAVFIYTGMKK, encoded by the coding sequence ATGGAATACACAGTGCAGAAATTGGCCCATTTAGCAGGAATCAGCTCGCGAACCCTCAGATACTATGATGAGATCGGGATTCTTAAGCCGGCCAGAATCTCTTCCTCAGGGTATCGAATCTATGGACAACAAGAAGTTGACCGCTTGCAGCAAATTTTATTCTATAGGGAGTTGGGGATGGGCTTGGAGGGTATTAAAGATATGGTAACCTCTCCTGATTTTGATGGAGCAAAGGCACTGCGGGAACATCGTGAGAAGCTTCTGGAAAAAAGAGAGCAATTGGAGCAGCTCATTGCCAATGTTGAAAAAACCATTGCTCAAAAAGAAGGGAGAATCACTATGTCCGACAAAGAAAAGTTTGAAGGATTTAAACGCAAGATGATTAAGGAGAATGAAGCCAAATACGGTGAGGAAATCCGGGAAAAATACGGTGAAGAGACCGTCGAGGAATCCAACCGGAAGCTTATGAACATGACCCAGGAACAGTATGATGAGTTCACCAAGCTTGGGGAAGAGGTACTGGCCACCCTTAGTGAAGCCTTCAAAACCGGGGATCCTGCCGGGGAGCTGGCTCAAAAAACTGCCGATCTTCACCGCCAATGGCTCACCTACTCCTGGCCCAGCTACTCTAAGGAGGCTCATGCCGGACTGGCTCAGATGTATGTGGATGATCCGAGATTTACGGCCTATTATGATGAGAAACAGCCGGGAGCCGCGGAATTCCTTAGGGATGCAGTCTTCATCTATACCGGGATGAAGAAGTAA
- a CDS encoding RNA polymerase sigma factor: protein MFDQKELTREIESYLIANQETIYRLAYSYVKHPEDALDVVQESIIKAISSVNTLRDSQGMKSWVYRIVINTALDFLRKQKRLVVVDSETISTYIDEPAAGYEEGSDLDLASALEKLPPAERGRIILRYYEDLKIEEVALVLQENVNTTKSRLYATLKKLRVQMEEPMEEIKHG, encoded by the coding sequence ATGTTTGATCAGAAAGAGCTAACAAGGGAGATTGAGAGCTATCTCATCGCGAATCAAGAAACTATTTATAGGCTTGCCTACAGTTATGTTAAACATCCGGAGGACGCTTTGGATGTAGTCCAGGAGTCGATCATAAAAGCTATTTCCTCAGTGAACACCTTAAGGGACTCTCAAGGCATGAAGTCCTGGGTGTATCGCATTGTCATCAATACAGCTCTCGATTTCCTGCGTAAGCAAAAACGCTTGGTTGTAGTGGATTCTGAAACAATCAGTACATATATCGATGAACCTGCTGCCGGATATGAGGAAGGATCCGATCTGGATTTAGCTTCCGCTCTGGAGAAATTACCTCCTGCTGAGCGCGGCCGCATCATTCTTCGGTATTATGAGGATCTCAAAATTGAGGAAGTAGCTTTGGTTTTACAGGAAAATGTGAACACCACAAAGTCCCGTCTCTATGCTACCCTCAAAAAACTTCGCGTGCAAATGGAAGAACCTATGGAGGAGATCAAACATGGATGA
- the nagZ gene encoding beta-N-acetylhexosaminidase — protein sequence MGKRTIAIFVIIIAALVLGFLFLSHRLNPQEGNFPIPGQQDQQGNNNPAEPQEKPPEIDPLQERIQAMTLEEKVGQLVMVGVDGYEINANAQQLIQNYHVGGFVLLKKNVRDSGQMLKLINTLKGTNGVNKIPLFLALDEEGGRISRMPAEFKKMPSSQQVGAQNSGTLGKKMGEILGREVKEFGMNVNFAPVLDIFSNPKNKVIGDRAFGSNPELVSKVGIQAMGGIQEQGIISVVKHFPGHGDTAVDSHVGLPRVDYDLERLRNFELRPFAEAIANDVDAIMLAHILLPKLDPDYPASFSEVLIRDILRKEMNYNGVVITDDLTMGAIVENYNIGEAAVKSILAGSDIVLVCHDFAKEEAVLKALLNAAQAGEIPADRIDESVYRVLKLKEKYALTDRQKESVDVQGINAEIEQLYKDYPALKG from the coding sequence ATGGGCAAAAGAACGATAGCAATATTCGTAATCATTATTGCCGCTTTGGTTTTAGGATTTCTCTTTTTATCCCATAGGTTGAATCCCCAGGAGGGTAACTTTCCCATACCAGGTCAACAAGATCAGCAGGGGAACAATAATCCGGCTGAGCCCCAAGAAAAGCCCCCTGAGATTGACCCCCTGCAGGAACGGATCCAAGCTATGACCTTAGAAGAGAAAGTCGGGCAGCTGGTGATGGTGGGAGTGGACGGATATGAAATAAACGCTAATGCTCAGCAGTTGATTCAAAATTATCATGTGGGCGGATTTGTTCTCTTAAAGAAAAATGTCAGGGACAGCGGGCAGATGTTAAAACTAATCAACACCTTGAAAGGGACCAATGGAGTCAATAAAATTCCCTTATTCTTGGCCCTTGATGAAGAGGGGGGCAGGATATCCAGGATGCCTGCTGAATTCAAGAAGATGCCTTCCAGTCAGCAGGTCGGAGCCCAGAATAGTGGTACATTAGGGAAGAAGATGGGAGAAATCCTGGGCCGGGAAGTCAAGGAATTTGGGATGAATGTGAATTTCGCTCCGGTTCTCGATATTTTCAGCAACCCCAAGAATAAGGTGATCGGTGATCGGGCTTTTGGCAGCAACCCTGAGCTTGTCAGCAAAGTGGGCATACAAGCTATGGGGGGAATCCAGGAGCAGGGTATTATCTCTGTGGTTAAACATTTTCCCGGCCATGGGGATACTGCGGTGGATTCCCATGTGGGATTGCCCCGAGTTGATTATGACCTGGAACGATTAAGGAATTTTGAGCTGAGGCCATTTGCAGAAGCCATTGCCAATGATGTGGATGCTATTATGCTGGCTCACATCTTGCTGCCGAAGCTTGACCCGGATTATCCGGCATCCTTTTCAGAAGTTCTTATCCGTGATATCCTGCGTAAAGAGATGAACTATAACGGGGTCGTGATTACGGATGATCTGACCATGGGGGCTATTGTGGAGAATTATAATATCGGTGAAGCCGCGGTGAAATCCATCCTGGCCGGCAGCGATATTGTCCTGGTCTGCCATGATTTCGCTAAAGAAGAGGCTGTACTCAAGGCCCTCCTTAATGCTGCCCAGGCAGGTGAAATTCCGGCAGACCGGATCGATGAAAGTGTCTATCGTGTCTTAAAGCTGAAAGAGAAGTATGCTCTGACCGACCGGCAGAAAGAGTCGGTGGATGTGCAAGGTATCAATGCTGAAATTGAGCAGCTTTATAAGGATTATCCCGCTTTAAAAGGATAG
- a CDS encoding RNA polymerase sigma factor, which produces MESKIGPPASTMETWYQETVTKLYRFIYSQLQNKEETEDITQETYLRCLKQAPDALPPYPYLKQVARNLMTDRYRHKLVAQSHLEHLPEPEHPSPEEEWLSRATIQELMNQLPSDYRQILEYRIIQGYSRKETATLMGRSESSIRGLQYRALQTLRSYIHLYQQKGGDL; this is translated from the coding sequence GTGGAATCCAAAATTGGCCCCCCGGCCTCCACTATGGAGACCTGGTATCAAGAGACCGTAACCAAGCTGTATCGCTTTATTTACTCCCAACTACAAAATAAAGAAGAAACAGAAGACATTACTCAGGAAACCTACTTACGCTGTCTTAAACAAGCTCCAGACGCTCTCCCGCCTTATCCCTATCTCAAGCAAGTTGCCCGGAATCTTATGACCGATCGTTATCGCCACAAATTAGTAGCCCAAAGCCATCTTGAACATCTTCCGGAGCCTGAGCATCCTTCCCCCGAGGAAGAATGGCTGAGTCGAGCCACCATACAGGAACTGATGAATCAGCTCCCCTCTGATTATCGTCAGATTTTGGAGTACCGCATTATTCAGGGTTATTCCCGCAAGGAAACCGCCACCCTTATGGGACGCAGTGAAAGCTCCATTCGCGGACTGCAGTATAGAGCTTTACAGACCCTACGCTCCTACATCCACCTTTATCAACAGAAAGGAGGGGACTTGTGA
- a CDS encoding LolA family protein — MNTDHPKGHPTPEELLDHYIDTLNENGSPEDYDTTEDEQGLHSLAKKVKTFASEPSQEFMASLWQKIEPMAATPPTANAPSTTKNTLRKDGNSLKMPKKIFPWAGFAASILVFLLLFSPWSGSKQTIVMAMEESVKQLQNYHGVLEKVSTNAAGERQVLIRTEIWSDGENYATKTQDGLLTVNNGESRWSTNPAAKEVSLLPVYLDPHDFDLQKEAAKALRYPHQIIGDDTIAGRAATRIEIQPPGGLPYSLWIDQETHLPIQLQTAMQKSLQTTYTYISLETNISLSTDIFAYNPPQDYKVIDNNPDKVMASLAEALAVSGITPVQLAETPQRMFASANRLVFDFGDTIIMQTKTTTPFIPDLLATLGKAGDGPLEILPNSLRWQQADLEILVQGERVEELAKQLSTSLDFTPQVGPLPQEGVIPVEVDREVVKNSQQQVDAGSSPWQLDPTQVAFTFVALKISPEGITGEPPLDYNALQLTDNDGKKAVVQVSEGPVKTVYLERLIRQDETGIWTVTGYVPR, encoded by the coding sequence ATGAACACCGATCATCCTAAAGGCCATCCCACACCCGAAGAGCTTCTCGACCATTATATCGACACTTTAAATGAAAACGGTTCTCCTGAGGACTATGATACCACAGAAGATGAACAGGGGCTCCATTCACTCGCCAAAAAGGTTAAAACTTTTGCTTCCGAACCCAGCCAGGAATTCATGGCAAGCCTCTGGCAAAAAATTGAACCGATGGCAGCAACGCCCCCTACTGCCAATGCTCCCTCCACTACCAAAAACACTTTAAGAAAGGACGGGAATTCTCTCAAAATGCCAAAAAAAATCTTCCCCTGGGCAGGCTTTGCCGCCAGCATCCTCGTCTTCCTGCTCCTCTTCTCTCCCTGGTCCGGCTCCAAGCAAACTATCGTCATGGCCATGGAGGAGTCCGTGAAGCAGCTGCAAAACTATCATGGCGTCCTGGAAAAGGTCAGTACCAATGCAGCCGGTGAGCGTCAGGTTCTGATCCGCACAGAAATCTGGTCTGACGGTGAAAACTATGCTACAAAAACACAAGACGGACTTCTTACCGTGAACAACGGGGAAAGTCGTTGGAGCACAAACCCTGCTGCCAAAGAAGTCTCCCTCCTCCCCGTTTACCTGGATCCCCACGATTTTGATCTTCAAAAAGAAGCCGCCAAGGCTTTACGTTATCCCCACCAAATTATTGGCGACGACACTATCGCCGGACGCGCTGCCACCCGTATTGAAATCCAACCTCCCGGCGGTCTCCCTTATTCCTTATGGATTGACCAGGAAACCCATCTACCTATACAGCTGCAAACCGCCATGCAAAAATCTCTGCAAACCACCTACACTTATATCAGTCTCGAAACCAACATCTCCCTGTCCACTGACATCTTTGCTTATAATCCACCCCAAGATTATAAGGTGATTGACAATAACCCGGATAAAGTTATGGCATCCTTGGCAGAAGCCCTCGCAGTCAGCGGCATCACTCCTGTCCAGCTTGCTGAAACTCCCCAACGGATGTTTGCTTCAGCAAATCGTCTGGTCTTTGACTTTGGCGATACCATCATCATGCAAACAAAAACCACGACACCCTTCATCCCCGATCTCCTTGCCACCCTGGGAAAAGCCGGGGATGGCCCTCTCGAAATCTTACCCAACAGCTTGCGCTGGCAGCAAGCTGATCTGGAAATCCTCGTTCAAGGAGAACGGGTAGAAGAATTGGCAAAGCAGCTCTCCACAAGCCTTGACTTTACACCACAAGTCGGACCCCTTCCCCAAGAGGGTGTGATTCCTGTGGAAGTTGACAGGGAAGTTGTAAAAAACAGCCAGCAGCAAGTGGATGCCGGAAGCAGCCCTTGGCAGCTTGATCCCACCCAAGTGGCCTTTACCTTCGTCGCCCTGAAGATCTCCCCGGAAGGAATCACCGGTGAACCCCCTCTGGACTACAATGCCCTTCAGCTGACTGATAATGATGGCAAAAAAGCCGTCGTCCAGGTCTCCGAAGGTCCGGTAAAAACCGTCTATCTGGAGCGCTTAATCCGTCAGGATGAGACAGGTATCTGGACCGTCACAGGCTATGTCCCCCGCTGA
- a CDS encoding RsiV family protein has product MDDKQLSQLKDEYHKMPIPKELEQVVQKAIEDGKKKQQRSRLMMGRKIVATAAAAVVVFIGGINVSPTMASVIADVPGMKNIVEVLTFRDYQYDDGWHQANIEVPAISGLEESGLGQALNQKYLEENKKLYEDFMADVEEMKALGDGHLGVDSGYEIKTDNERLLAIGRYVVNTVGSSSTVFKYDTIDKVDQVLITLPSLFKDDSYVQVISDYIVNEMKAKMKADSNLMYWVVTDENKGEENYFEPFTQINPEQSFYINSDYKLVISFDKYEVGPGVMGMQEFIIPTEVIADLLVSDEYVKP; this is encoded by the coding sequence ATGGATGATAAGCAGCTTTCTCAACTAAAGGATGAGTATCATAAAATGCCGATCCCCAAGGAGCTGGAACAGGTTGTTCAGAAAGCTATCGAGGATGGTAAGAAAAAACAGCAAAGGAGTCGATTGATGATGGGTCGCAAGATTGTCGCAACAGCCGCCGCCGCCGTTGTGGTTTTTATAGGAGGAATTAATGTAAGTCCCACCATGGCCAGTGTGATAGCCGATGTGCCGGGAATGAAAAATATAGTCGAAGTGCTTACTTTTCGGGATTATCAGTATGATGATGGGTGGCACCAAGCCAATATCGAAGTCCCCGCTATCAGCGGGTTGGAGGAAAGCGGACTGGGCCAGGCTTTAAATCAGAAGTATTTAGAGGAAAACAAAAAGCTCTATGAGGACTTTATGGCTGATGTCGAAGAAATGAAGGCTCTGGGCGATGGACATTTGGGAGTTGACAGCGGTTATGAAATCAAGACGGATAATGAGCGGTTATTAGCCATCGGGCGTTATGTGGTCAACACTGTGGGGTCCTCTTCCACTGTATTTAAGTATGACACCATTGACAAGGTGGATCAGGTTTTGATTACCCTGCCCAGCTTATTTAAAGATGACAGCTATGTTCAAGTAATCAGTGACTATATCGTGAATGAGATGAAGGCGAAGATGAAAGCCGACTCCAATTTAATGTACTGGGTTGTTACGGATGAGAATAAGGGCGAAGAAAACTATTTTGAACCCTTTACCCAGATTAACCCGGAGCAAAGCTTCTATATTAACTCCGATTACAAACTGGTGATTTCTTTCGATAAGTATGAAGTGGGCCCTGGGGTTATGGGAATGCAGGAGTTCATCATCCCCACTGAGGTCATAGCTGATCTGCTGGTCAGTGATGAATATGTTAAACCCTGA
- a CDS encoding DUF2089 domain-containing protein: MDYKVPHQCPICKHEMHVTKLFCTHCSTTLEGEFHTCKFCKLPDDQLLFVETFLKCRGNIKEVEKELGISYPTVRSRLDSVIQSLSNERKE, from the coding sequence ATGGATTATAAGGTTCCTCATCAATGTCCGATCTGTAAGCATGAGATGCACGTGACCAAATTGTTTTGTACCCATTGTTCTACCACTCTCGAAGGAGAATTTCACACCTGTAAATTTTGCAAGTTACCTGATGATCAGCTTCTCTTTGTGGAAACTTTTCTTAAATGCCGGGGAAATATCAAAGAAGTTGAAAAGGAATTAGGAATCTCATACCCGACTGTACGAAGCCGTCTCGACAGTGTAATACAGTCCTTGAGCAATGAAAGGAAAGAGTGA
- a CDS encoding threonine aldolase family protein — protein MISFKNDYSEGAHPQILEALLTSNYVQESGYGEDSYSQAAAEILRKKLGNNAVDIHFLAGGTQTNLIAIAAFLRPHEAAIAAHTGHIFVHETGAIEATGHKVLTAEVKDGKLTPAHVEAILNVHNDEHMVKPKLVYISNATEVGTIYTKKELRLLSEFCREKKLYLFMDGARLGSALCAAGNDLTLSELPDLLDAFYIGGTKNGALLGEALVLCNEELKQDFRYHMKQKGALLAKGRVLGIQFLELFRDNLYFDLAAHANSMAYKLRDGLKEAGVSFLSESPSNQIFPIFANEVVQELKESCHFEIWGKVDESHTAIRLVASWATGEEAVAAFVKDIRRILQP, from the coding sequence ATGATCAGTTTTAAAAACGACTATAGCGAAGGTGCCCATCCGCAAATTCTGGAGGCCTTGTTGACATCGAATTATGTTCAGGAAAGTGGATATGGCGAAGACAGCTATTCCCAAGCGGCTGCAGAGATTCTCCGTAAAAAACTGGGGAACAATGCAGTGGATATTCACTTTCTGGCTGGAGGCACACAAACCAATCTGATCGCGATTGCCGCTTTTTTAAGGCCTCATGAGGCTGCTATCGCGGCCCATACCGGTCATATTTTTGTCCATGAGACGGGAGCCATCGAGGCCACCGGTCATAAGGTTCTGACAGCCGAGGTGAAGGATGGCAAGTTAACCCCTGCTCACGTCGAGGCAATCCTGAATGTTCATAACGATGAACATATGGTGAAGCCTAAGCTGGTTTATATCTCCAACGCCACGGAAGTAGGAACGATTTACACTAAAAAGGAGCTCCGGCTCCTCAGTGAATTTTGCCGGGAGAAGAAGCTCTATCTCTTTATGGATGGAGCAAGACTCGGTTCAGCTTTGTGCGCTGCCGGAAATGATCTGACTTTATCCGAATTGCCCGATTTACTGGATGCCTTTTATATCGGCGGGACAAAAAACGGGGCACTGCTGGGCGAAGCCTTGGTGCTGTGCAATGAGGAATTAAAACAGGATTTTCGCTACCATATGAAGCAAAAAGGAGCTCTTCTGGCCAAAGGAAGAGTCCTGGGGATTCAATTCCTGGAGCTTTTCCGGGATAATTTATACTTTGACTTGGCGGCCCACGCCAATAGTATGGCGTATAAGCTGCGGGATGGTTTAAAAGAAGCAGGGGTTAGTTTTCTTTCGGAGTCGCCTTCCAATCAAATTTTCCCCATTTTCGCCAACGAAGTGGTGCAAGAGTTGAAAGAGAGCTGTCATTTTGAAATTTGGGGCAAAGTAGATGAGAGCCACACTGCAATTCGTTTGGTGGCATCCTGGGCGACAGGAGAAGAAGCGGTGGCTGCCTTTGTCAAGGATATTCGTCGGATCCTTCAACCCTAA